A single window of Streptomyces griseoviridis DNA harbors:
- a CDS encoding radical SAM protein has translation MGSRTALVEDLMERFPHVPREAVFKEDLLRGGVAFDPSALSDNESGEVKPKSYFIFSFDHGTLPELGEAALRRPPEEIILTGGPYDLRRTVVSVRVNPASPYRVAADDDGVLGLYLDGKRISDVGVPPMPEYYRHKLSNGKSVMEVAPTIQWGYLIYLTVFRVCQYFGAKEECQYCDINHNWRQHKAAGRPYTGVKDVEEVLEALEIIDRYDTQKASTAYTLTGGAITKTVSGRDEADFYGHYAKAIEERFPGRWIGKVVAQALPRDDVQRFKDYGVQIYHPNYEVWDEYLFKMYCPGKERYVGRDEWHKRILDSAEIFGARNVIPNFVAGVEMAEPFGFTTVDEAIASTTEGLRFFMSQGITPRFTTWCPEPTTPLGKANPQGAPLEYHIRLLEAYRATMDDFGLASPPGYGPPGPGRAVFSVSSFMDSLPERPADDEQVAART, from the coding sequence ATGGGCAGCCGTACCGCACTGGTCGAAGATCTGATGGAGCGGTTCCCGCACGTACCGCGGGAGGCCGTCTTCAAGGAGGACCTGCTGCGCGGCGGAGTCGCCTTCGACCCGTCCGCGCTCAGCGACAACGAATCCGGCGAGGTCAAGCCGAAGTCGTACTTCATCTTCTCCTTCGACCACGGCACCCTGCCGGAGCTGGGCGAGGCCGCGCTGCGCCGGCCGCCGGAGGAGATCATCCTCACCGGCGGCCCCTACGACCTGCGGCGCACCGTGGTGTCGGTCCGGGTGAACCCGGCCTCGCCGTACCGGGTGGCCGCCGACGACGACGGGGTGCTCGGCCTCTACCTGGACGGCAAGCGGATCTCCGACGTGGGCGTGCCGCCGATGCCGGAGTACTACCGGCACAAGCTCTCCAACGGGAAGTCCGTGATGGAGGTGGCCCCGACCATCCAGTGGGGCTACCTGATCTACCTCACCGTCTTCCGGGTCTGCCAGTACTTCGGCGCCAAGGAGGAGTGCCAGTACTGCGACATCAACCACAACTGGCGCCAGCACAAGGCGGCGGGCCGGCCGTACACCGGGGTCAAGGACGTCGAGGAGGTCCTGGAGGCCCTGGAGATCATCGACCGGTACGACACCCAGAAGGCGTCCACCGCCTACACGTTGACCGGCGGCGCGATCACCAAGACCGTCTCGGGCCGCGACGAGGCCGACTTCTACGGCCACTACGCCAAGGCCATCGAGGAGCGCTTCCCCGGCCGTTGGATCGGCAAGGTGGTGGCGCAGGCGCTGCCGCGCGACGACGTGCAGCGGTTCAAGGACTACGGCGTGCAGATCTACCACCCCAACTACGAGGTGTGGGACGAGTATCTGTTCAAGATGTACTGCCCCGGCAAGGAGCGGTACGTCGGCCGTGACGAGTGGCACAAGCGCATCCTCGACTCCGCCGAGATCTTCGGCGCCCGCAACGTGATCCCCAACTTCGTGGCGGGCGTGGAGATGGCCGAGCCGTTCGGGTTCACCACCGTCGACGAGGCCATCGCGTCGACCACCGAGGGGCTGCGGTTCTTCATGTCCCAGGGGATCACGCCCCGCTTCACCACCTGGTGCCCCGAGCCGACGACACCGCTCGGGAAGGCCAACCCGCAGGGCGCGCCGCTGGAGTACCACATCCGGCTCCTGGAGGCCTACCGCGCCACCATGGACGACTTCGGTCTCGCCTCCCCGCCCGGCTACGGCCCGCCGGGACCGGGCCGCGCGGTGTTCTCCGTCAGCTCCTTCATGGACAGCCTCCCGGAGCGGCCCGCGGACGACGAGCAGGTGGCCGCCCGGACGTGA
- a CDS encoding pyridoxamine 5'-phosphate oxidase family protein yields MTDDRLPVTDLTRHRRLRAQGSLDRADLDAILDAGFVCHLGVLVEGRPMVVPTVYGREGRVLYLHGSVASRSLAGDGPVCVTVTHVDGLVLARSVFEHGVNYRSAMIHGVPRTVTDPDEKLAGLRTLTEHSAPGQWAYARLPSRGELAATTLLALALDEASVKIRTGGPDDGEGPDAALGLWAGTLPLTAVWGAPEADPLLPPGTAVPAHIARRSGATHATPTPDPHAQSDGAYREESNA; encoded by the coding sequence ATGACTGACGACCGGCTCCCCGTGACCGACCTCACCCGCCACCGTCGGCTGCGCGCCCAGGGCAGCCTGGACCGGGCCGACCTCGACGCGATCCTGGACGCCGGGTTCGTCTGCCATCTCGGGGTGCTGGTCGAGGGGCGGCCGATGGTCGTGCCGACCGTCTACGGCCGCGAGGGGCGCGTGCTCTACCTGCACGGGTCCGTCGCCAGCCGCAGCCTGGCCGGTGACGGCCCGGTCTGCGTCACCGTCACCCACGTCGACGGCCTGGTCCTCGCCCGCTCCGTCTTCGAGCACGGCGTCAACTACCGCAGCGCCATGATCCACGGCGTCCCGCGCACCGTCACCGACCCCGACGAGAAACTCGCCGGCCTGCGCACCCTCACCGAGCACAGCGCGCCGGGGCAGTGGGCGTACGCCCGCCTCCCCAGCCGCGGGGAACTCGCCGCCACCACCCTGCTCGCCCTCGCCCTCGACGAGGCGTCCGTCAAGATCCGCACCGGCGGCCCCGACGACGGCGAAGGACCCGACGCCGCCCTCGGCCTCTGGGCCGGCACCCTGCCGCTCACCGCCGTCTGGGGCGCACCCGAGGCCGATCCGCTGCTGCCGCCGGGCACCGCCGTACCCGCGCACATCGCCCGCAGGTCCGGCGCGACGCACGCCACACCGACCCCCGATCCGCACGCCCAGAGCGACGGGGCATACCGTGAGGAGTCGAACGCCTGA
- a CDS encoding protein phosphatase 2C domain-containing protein, whose product MPGATPVVAHVGSGPPTYDAEPTALPVADPDRLDDLVPDTVLDGARFGTSTVRAVSVRGDSARYRGEPRRDALLTARFGTGDHALLLVATATGARATPGAHRAAAEACHWIGRAVGRSHARLSEDIRAGRRGDLKSGLHRLTDRTLGRLRASAVEQGVDPDEYAASLRCLLLPADPDCRTRIFFGVGTGGLFRLRDGDWQDIEPRVTDAVGEPVVGFGSPPAETPEGDRLTLDLGIPAPPSPYEPAPGPPRAPFRFRASVARPGDTLLMCSDGLAEPLRGEPELCRHLSGRWAGAAPPGLAAFLADAQVRVKGYSDDRTAAAVWEA is encoded by the coding sequence GTGCCCGGCGCCACGCCCGTCGTCGCGCACGTCGGGTCGGGGCCGCCCACCTACGACGCCGAGCCCACCGCGCTGCCCGTCGCCGATCCCGACCGGCTCGACGACCTGGTCCCCGACACCGTGCTCGACGGCGCCCGGTTCGGCACCTCGACCGTGCGGGCCGTGTCCGTGCGGGGCGACTCCGCGCGCTACCGGGGCGAGCCGCGCCGCGACGCGCTGCTCACCGCCCGCTTCGGCACGGGCGACCACGCCCTCCTGCTGGTCGCGACGGCGACCGGCGCGCGGGCCACCCCGGGAGCCCACCGGGCCGCCGCCGAGGCGTGTCACTGGATCGGCCGAGCGGTCGGCCGCAGTCACGCCCGGCTCTCCGAGGACATCAGGGCCGGCCGTCGCGGCGACCTCAAATCGGGACTGCACCGGCTGACCGACCGCACCCTCGGCAGGCTCCGCGCCAGCGCCGTCGAACAGGGTGTCGACCCCGACGAGTACGCGGCGAGCCTGCGCTGCCTGCTGCTGCCCGCCGACCCCGACTGCCGCACCCGGATCTTCTTCGGCGTCGGCACCGGCGGCCTCTTCCGGCTCAGGGACGGCGACTGGCAGGACATCGAGCCCCGGGTCACCGACGCCGTCGGCGAGCCCGTCGTCGGCTTCGGCTCGCCGCCCGCCGAGACCCCCGAGGGCGACCGGCTCACCCTGGACCTCGGCATCCCGGCCCCGCCGAGCCCGTACGAACCCGCGCCAGGACCGCCGCGCGCGCCCTTCCGGTTCCGCGCCTCGGTAGCCCGCCCGGGTGACACGCTCCTGATGTGCAGCGACGGCCTCGCGGAGCCCCTGCGCGGCGAACCCGAACTCTGCCGTCACCTGTCCGGCCGCTGGGCGGGGGCGGCCCCGCCCGGTCTCGCCGCCTTCCTCGCCGACGCCCAGGTCCGGGTCAAGGGGTACTCGGACGACCGTACGGCGGCCGCCGTGTGGGAGGCGTGA
- a CDS encoding bifunctional transcriptional activator/DNA repair enzyme AdaA — MDEDSRFEAVRSRDARFDGAFFFGVRTTGIYCRPSCPALTPKRRNVRFFATAAAAQGSGFRACRRCRPDAVPGSADWNVRADVVGRAVRLIGDGVVDREGVAGLAARLGYSARQVQRQLTAELGAGPVALARAQRAHTARVLTQTTELPITEIAFASGFASVRQFNDTIRAVYAATPSELRAAAPQRDLRTATPAATGIPLRLAHRGPYRAGPVFDLLAAEAVAGVDEVTGAPGRRVHRRTLRLPHGTGVAAVHERARTSRAAPGAHPGGWLDARLHLTDPRDLTTAVQRLRRLFDLDADPWAVDERLGADPRLAPLVAARPGLRSPGAADPDELAVRALVGPAVAGRLVRAHGKPLDTPHGGLTHLFPEPAVLAEALPHGTLGALTAALADGRLRLDPGADRDSAEAALLAVPGMDAATAATVRTRALGDPDVAPPGTDLPDSWRPWRSYALHHLRAAGELETP; from the coding sequence ATGGACGAGGACAGCAGGTTCGAAGCGGTACGCAGCCGGGACGCCCGGTTCGACGGGGCGTTCTTCTTCGGGGTGCGCACCACCGGCATCTACTGCCGGCCCAGCTGCCCCGCCCTGACCCCCAAACGGCGCAACGTACGGTTCTTCGCGACGGCCGCCGCCGCGCAGGGCTCCGGGTTCCGGGCCTGCCGGCGGTGCCGTCCCGACGCCGTGCCCGGCTCCGCCGACTGGAACGTCCGCGCGGACGTCGTCGGCCGCGCCGTACGCCTCATCGGCGACGGCGTGGTCGACCGCGAAGGGGTCGCCGGGCTCGCCGCCCGCCTCGGCTACAGCGCCCGGCAGGTGCAGCGCCAGCTCACCGCCGAACTGGGCGCGGGCCCCGTCGCCCTCGCCCGCGCCCAGCGCGCCCACACCGCGCGGGTCCTCACCCAGACCACCGAGCTGCCGATCACCGAGATCGCGTTCGCCTCAGGGTTCGCCAGCGTCCGCCAGTTCAACGACACGATCCGGGCCGTGTACGCGGCCACCCCCAGCGAGCTGCGCGCCGCCGCCCCGCAGCGGGACCTGCGGACGGCGACGCCCGCCGCCACCGGGATACCGCTGCGCCTCGCCCACCGCGGCCCCTACCGCGCGGGCCCCGTCTTCGACCTGCTCGCCGCCGAGGCCGTGGCCGGCGTGGACGAGGTGACCGGCGCACCCGGGCGGCGCGTCCACCGCCGTACCCTGCGCCTCCCGCACGGCACCGGCGTCGCCGCCGTCCACGAACGCGCCCGCACCTCACGGGCCGCGCCCGGCGCCCACCCCGGCGGCTGGCTCGACGCCCGCCTGCACCTCACCGACCCCCGCGACCTCACCACCGCCGTACAGCGGCTGCGCCGCCTGTTCGACCTGGACGCCGACCCCTGGGCCGTCGACGAACGCCTCGGCGCCGATCCCCGGCTCGCCCCGCTCGTCGCCGCCCGGCCAGGACTGCGCTCGCCAGGCGCCGCCGACCCCGACGAACTCGCCGTCCGCGCCCTCGTCGGCCCCGCCGTCGCCGGCCGGCTCGTCCGCGCCCACGGCAAGCCCCTCGACACCCCGCACGGCGGCCTCACCCACCTCTTCCCCGAACCCGCCGTCCTCGCCGAGGCCCTGCCGCACGGCACCCTCGGCGCCCTCACCGCGGCCCTCGCCGACGGCCGCCTGCGCCTCGACCCGGGCGCCGACCGCGACAGCGCCGAGGCCGCCCTGCTCGCCGTGCCCGGCATGGACGCGGCCACCGCGGCCACCGTCCGCACCCGCGCCCTCGGCGACCCCGACGTCGCCCCACCAGGAACCGACCTGCCCGACAGCTGGCGCCCCTGGCGCTCGTACGCACTGCACCACCTGCGCGCCGCAGGGGAGTTGGAGACACCATGA
- the rsgA gene encoding ribosome small subunit-dependent GTPase A — translation MSSTGSTGSTRSVRSARATSTSAPVASAAAHSALTPYGWDDAWEAAFVPYGERGLLPGRVLRVDRGRCDVVTPVGVVHADTEFVVPRDPMKVVCTGDWAAVDPEGGDPRYVRALLPRRTAFVRSTSSKRSEGQILAANVDHVIVAISLAVELDLGRVERFLALAWESGAQPVVVLTKSDLVSDPTVLSHLVEDVRTTAPGVPVVAVSALYDDGLDGLLPLTGGGTSVLLGTSGAGKSTLANALVGADVMDTGDTRDVDGKGRHTTTTRNLFALPGGGVLIDTPGLRGVGLWDAGTGVGQVFTEIEELAADCRFHDCAHEAEPHCAVRAAIDSGDLPERRLASYRKLLRENQRIVAKTDARLRAEVRKEWKRKGAEGRAAMEMKRGKTRF, via the coding sequence TTGTCTTCCACCGGTTCTACCGGCTCCACCCGTTCCGTCCGTTCCGCCCGTGCGACCAGTACGTCCGCTCCCGTCGCCTCCGCCGCCGCCCACTCCGCGCTCACCCCCTACGGCTGGGACGACGCCTGGGAAGCCGCGTTCGTCCCGTACGGCGAGCGGGGTCTGCTGCCCGGCCGGGTCCTGCGGGTCGATCGGGGACGCTGCGACGTCGTCACCCCGGTCGGCGTCGTCCACGCCGACACCGAGTTCGTCGTGCCCCGCGACCCCATGAAGGTCGTCTGCACCGGGGACTGGGCCGCCGTGGACCCCGAAGGCGGCGACCCCCGGTACGTCCGCGCACTGCTGCCCCGCCGCACCGCCTTCGTCCGCTCCACCTCGTCCAAGCGGTCCGAGGGGCAGATCCTCGCCGCCAACGTCGACCACGTCATCGTCGCGATCTCCCTCGCCGTCGAACTCGACCTCGGGCGCGTCGAACGGTTCCTCGCGCTGGCCTGGGAGTCCGGCGCCCAGCCCGTCGTCGTGCTCACCAAATCCGACCTGGTGTCCGACCCGACCGTCCTCTCCCACCTCGTCGAGGACGTCCGGACCACCGCACCCGGCGTCCCCGTCGTCGCCGTCAGCGCCCTGTACGACGACGGACTCGACGGCCTCCTCCCGCTCACCGGCGGCGGCACCTCCGTGCTGCTCGGGACGTCCGGCGCGGGCAAGTCCACCCTCGCCAACGCGCTCGTCGGCGCCGATGTGATGGACACCGGCGACACCCGCGACGTGGACGGGAAGGGACGGCACACCACCACCACCCGCAACCTCTTCGCCCTGCCGGGCGGGGGCGTCCTGATCGACACCCCAGGGCTGCGGGGCGTCGGCCTCTGGGACGCGGGGACCGGCGTCGGACAGGTCTTCACCGAGATCGAGGAACTCGCCGCCGACTGCCGCTTCCACGACTGCGCCCACGAGGCCGAGCCGCACTGCGCGGTGCGCGCCGCGATCGACTCGGGCGACCTTCCCGAACGCCGTCTGGCGAGCTACCGCAAGCTGCTGCGGGAGAACCAGCGGATCGTCGCCAAGACGGACGCCAGGCTCCGCGCGGAGGTCCGCAAGGAGTGGAAGCGGAAGGGCGCCGAGGGGCGCGCGGCGATGGAGATGAAGCGGGGGAAGACGCGCTTCTAG
- a CDS encoding methylated-DNA--[protein]-cysteine S-methyltransferase — MTTLVHHTTVESPVGPLLLTADDDGALTSLSVSGQKNGRTVQESWRHTPDLFRLAEEQLAAYFAGDLTDFSLDIRTEGSAFREKVWAAIDAVPYGATTSYGEIAARVGASRAAVRAVGGATGANPLLIVRPCHRVIGADGSLTGYAGGLETKVRLLSLEGVIGARPGLSPR; from the coding sequence ATGACCACGCTCGTCCACCACACCACCGTCGAGAGCCCGGTCGGACCGCTGCTGCTGACCGCGGACGACGACGGCGCCCTGACCTCGCTCTCGGTCTCCGGCCAGAAGAACGGCCGTACCGTCCAGGAGAGTTGGCGCCACACCCCGGACCTCTTCCGGCTCGCGGAGGAACAGCTCGCCGCCTACTTCGCCGGTGACCTCACCGACTTCAGCCTCGACATCCGCACCGAGGGCAGCGCGTTCCGGGAGAAGGTGTGGGCGGCCATCGACGCCGTCCCGTACGGCGCCACCACCAGCTACGGCGAGATCGCCGCCCGGGTCGGCGCCTCCCGGGCCGCCGTCCGGGCCGTCGGCGGCGCCACCGGCGCCAACCCGCTGCTCATCGTCCGCCCCTGCCACCGGGTGATCGGCGCCGACGGCTCCCTCACCGGCTACGCGGGCGGCCTGGAGACCAAGGTGCGGCTGCTCTCCCTGGAAGGCGTGATCGGCGCCCGCCCCGGCCTCAGCCCCAGATGA
- a CDS encoding cellulose-binding domain-containing protein, whose protein sequence is MPDLPTPKDAAEAALFSECWDAVLSYADLCTAGSTAATRLAEEAFALGIREARAAESATVRATGRRSPRLPVIPLLLTAVRTTAAAWETGGKGHDLDPDLRLWLNSDKAARYTGPPLSRPLALRGLRDLQEPDAALLWLAEVETLPLTVVARRLGLDPAVVGDELAQVRGLFRDRCHRAHLDSPMTAHCRSYAGLLDVVTRSPATDIPEDLSRHLSRCVDCAEAAACLRPHGGGLPVALVGGVIGWGGLAYLERRRRAAEVRLGVGRPEPAEGDGADPGSGTQRARVVRTSLLAAAVVVSLLALAVSMMPFGGSDMDDSAGTTPSGRRQAPAPLPSSPSYTTPEATSSPPPTTDGSPADDGHGEEPQGTSSATAGGAGPDGDGPAPCEFAFDLVNQWPDGFQATLTLTTADALDGWRVAWTFGDGQRVGQMWDANVAQSGSRVTATAADYNKAVPAGGTLSFGFLASWKGKNAPPYDVALNGRECAKTG, encoded by the coding sequence ATGCCCGACCTGCCGACCCCGAAGGACGCCGCCGAGGCCGCGCTGTTCTCGGAGTGCTGGGACGCGGTCCTTTCCTACGCCGACCTGTGCACCGCGGGCTCCACCGCGGCCACACGGCTGGCCGAGGAGGCGTTCGCCCTCGGTATACGCGAGGCCCGCGCCGCCGAGAGCGCGACCGTCCGCGCCACCGGCCGCCGTTCCCCCCGACTGCCCGTCATCCCCCTGCTGTTGACCGCCGTCCGCACCACCGCGGCCGCCTGGGAGACCGGCGGAAAGGGCCACGATCTCGACCCCGACCTGAGACTGTGGCTCAACTCCGACAAGGCCGCGCGCTACACCGGCCCCCCGCTCAGCCGCCCGCTCGCCCTGCGCGGACTGCGCGACCTCCAGGAACCGGACGCCGCGCTGCTCTGGCTGGCCGAGGTCGAGACGCTGCCGCTGACCGTCGTCGCCCGCCGCCTCGGCCTCGACCCGGCCGTCGTCGGCGACGAACTCGCCCAGGTCCGCGGCCTGTTCAGGGACCGCTGCCACCGCGCCCACCTCGACAGCCCGATGACCGCGCACTGCCGCAGCTACGCCGGGCTCCTCGACGTCGTCACCCGCTCGCCCGCCACCGACATCCCCGAGGACCTCTCCCGTCACCTCTCCCGGTGCGTCGACTGCGCGGAGGCCGCGGCCTGTCTGCGCCCGCACGGCGGCGGACTGCCCGTCGCCCTGGTCGGCGGCGTCATCGGCTGGGGCGGCCTCGCCTACCTGGAGCGCCGCCGCCGGGCCGCCGAGGTTCGCCTCGGCGTCGGACGCCCCGAACCCGCGGAGGGCGACGGCGCCGACCCCGGGTCCGGCACGCAGCGCGCCCGCGTCGTGCGCACCAGCCTGCTCGCCGCCGCCGTCGTGGTGTCGCTGCTCGCCCTCGCCGTGTCGATGATGCCGTTCGGCGGCTCCGACATGGACGACTCCGCGGGCACCACCCCCAGCGGCCGACGCCAGGCGCCCGCGCCCCTGCCGTCGTCGCCGTCCTACACCACCCCCGAGGCGACCTCCTCGCCGCCGCCGACCACCGACGGGTCGCCGGCCGACGACGGGCACGGCGAGGAACCCCAGGGCACCTCGTCGGCCACCGCGGGCGGCGCGGGCCCGGACGGCGACGGCCCGGCACCCTGCGAGTTCGCCTTCGACCTGGTCAACCAGTGGCCCGACGGCTTCCAGGCCACCCTCACCCTCACCACCGCCGACGCCCTCGACGGCTGGCGGGTCGCCTGGACCTTCGGCGACGGCCAGCGGGTCGGCCAGATGTGGGACGCCAACGTCGCCCAGAGCGGTTCCCGCGTCACCGCGACCGCCGCCGACTACAACAAGGCGGTCCCCGCGGGCGGCACCCTCTCCTTCGGCTTCCTCGCGAGCTGGAAGGGGAAGAACGCCCCGCCGTACGACGTCGCGCTCAACGGGCGGGAGTGCGCGAAAACCGGTTGA
- a CDS encoding FAD-binding protein: MTAQTVTNWAGNITYVAKEVHRPRSLEALGALVAGSARVRVLGSGHSFNRIAEPGPEGVLLSLAELPPVIDVDTAARTVRACGGVRYADLARVVHAHGLALPNMASLPHISVAGSVATGTHGSGVGNGPLASSVREVELVTADGSSLTLGRGDARFGGAVTSLGALGVVTALTLDLEPAFEVEQHLFTELPLAGLDFEAVAGWAYSVSLFTDWRREGFRQVWLKRRTDQPLADFPFAAPATVALHPVPGVPGVNCTEQFGVAGPWHERLPHFRAEFTPSSGKELQSEYLLPRPSAIPALQALDAVREVIAPVLLTCEVRTVAADEQWLSPAYGRDSVAFHFTWVDDLTAVLPVVGRVEAALEAFEPRPHWGKVYSVPAPVVRGRYPRLGEFRELAGALDPAGKFANAFVRDALGD; this comes from the coding sequence ATGACGGCGCAGACGGTCACCAACTGGGCGGGCAACATCACCTACGTGGCCAAGGAGGTGCACCGCCCGCGGTCGCTGGAGGCGCTCGGCGCCCTGGTGGCGGGCAGCGCGCGGGTGCGGGTGCTGGGCAGCGGGCACTCCTTCAACCGGATCGCCGAGCCGGGCCCCGAGGGCGTCCTGCTCTCCCTCGCCGAGCTGCCGCCGGTGATCGACGTGGACACGGCGGCCCGCACGGTACGGGCCTGTGGTGGCGTCCGGTACGCCGACCTCGCCCGGGTGGTGCACGCGCACGGCCTCGCCCTGCCCAACATGGCGTCCCTGCCGCACATCTCGGTGGCGGGGTCGGTGGCGACCGGCACCCATGGGTCGGGGGTCGGCAACGGCCCGCTCGCGTCCTCCGTGCGTGAGGTCGAGCTGGTCACCGCGGACGGGTCGTCGCTCACCCTGGGCCGGGGCGACGCCCGGTTCGGCGGCGCCGTCACCTCGCTCGGCGCCCTCGGTGTCGTCACCGCGCTCACCCTCGACCTGGAGCCCGCCTTCGAGGTGGAGCAGCATCTGTTCACCGAACTGCCGCTGGCGGGGCTCGACTTCGAGGCGGTCGCCGGCTGGGCGTACAGCGTGAGCCTGTTCACCGACTGGCGGCGGGAGGGGTTTCGGCAGGTGTGGCTCAAGCGGCGCACCGACCAGCCGCTGGCCGACTTCCCGTTCGCCGCGCCCGCCACCGTGGCGCTGCACCCGGTGCCCGGGGTGCCGGGCGTCAACTGCACCGAGCAGTTCGGGGTGGCCGGGCCCTGGCACGAGCGACTGCCGCATTTCCGGGCGGAGTTCACGCCCAGCAGCGGCAAGGAGTTGCAGTCGGAGTACCTGCTGCCGAGGCCGTCCGCGATACCCGCGCTCCAGGCGCTCGACGCGGTCCGGGAGGTGATCGCGCCGGTGCTGCTGACCTGCGAGGTGCGGACGGTCGCGGCCGACGAGCAGTGGCTGAGCCCGGCCTACGGGCGGGACTCGGTCGCCTTCCACTTCACCTGGGTCGACGATCTGACGGCGGTGCTGCCGGTGGTGGGCCGGGTGGAGGCGGCCCTGGAGGCGTTCGAGCCGCGTCCGCACTGGGGCAAGGTGTACAGCGTGCCCGCGCCGGTGGTGCGGGGCCGCTACCCGAGGCTCGGGGAGTTCAGGGAGCTGGCCGGGGCGCTCGACCCGGCGGGCAAGTTCGCGAACGCCTTCGTCCGGGACGCGCTGGGCGACTGA
- a CDS encoding ROK family transcriptional regulator — protein sequence MKRTSRDIRTANRYEVLRQIVAESPTSRQELAAATGLSLATVATLVGELLELRMITEVGFEDSAGGRPRGLVAVNASGGALIGVDIAETYVHVELFDLALNVLARAEEHMRPGENRPAQVVSHVAAAVGAVVAQAGVEGARVLGVGVSVPGQVDRDTGVSEYAPNWDWHDVPLLDLLTEHLAYPLYLDNPLRACAVAELWFGAARGRGDAVVVNLGTGVGAGLILGGGVHRGVSNSAGEWGHSTLVLDGRLCHCGNHGCVETYVGAPGIMMNLRESHPESGLLHPRDQTATIDALARGIAAGDPVAVGVVRETARYLGASLAGLVNVLNPEVVVLSSWVARGLGEPLLDEVREAVARHALPRPLATTEIVLSPIPTDPVCLGAATFALEGALQSVGQKSAKRATPARSRTAPPS from the coding sequence GTGAAGCGCACTTCACGTGACATCCGCACCGCGAACCGCTACGAGGTGCTGCGCCAGATCGTCGCCGAGTCGCCCACCTCGCGGCAGGAGTTGGCGGCGGCCACCGGGCTGAGCCTGGCGACCGTCGCCACCCTGGTCGGCGAGCTGCTCGAACTGCGCATGATCACCGAGGTCGGTTTCGAGGACTCGGCGGGCGGGCGCCCGCGCGGTCTGGTCGCCGTCAACGCCTCGGGGGGCGCGCTGATCGGCGTGGACATCGCGGAGACGTACGTCCATGTCGAGCTGTTCGACCTCGCGTTGAACGTGCTGGCCCGCGCCGAGGAGCACATGCGGCCCGGCGAGAACCGGCCGGCGCAGGTGGTCAGCCATGTCGCCGCCGCCGTCGGGGCGGTGGTCGCGCAGGCCGGTGTGGAGGGCGCCCGGGTGCTCGGCGTCGGGGTGAGCGTGCCGGGGCAGGTGGACCGGGACACCGGCGTCTCCGAGTACGCGCCCAACTGGGACTGGCACGACGTGCCGTTGCTCGACCTGCTCACCGAACACCTCGCGTATCCGCTCTACTTGGACAACCCGCTGCGCGCCTGCGCGGTGGCCGAGCTGTGGTTCGGGGCCGCCAGGGGCCGCGGGGACGCCGTGGTCGTCAATCTCGGCACCGGGGTCGGCGCCGGGCTGATCCTCGGCGGCGGGGTGCACCGGGGCGTCAGCAACAGCGCGGGCGAGTGGGGCCACAGCACGCTCGTGCTGGACGGGCGGCTCTGCCACTGCGGCAACCACGGCTGCGTGGAGACGTATGTCGGGGCGCCCGGGATCATGATGAACCTGCGGGAGTCGCACCCGGAGAGCGGCCTGCTGCACCCCCGGGACCAGACGGCCACCATCGACGCCCTCGCGCGGGGGATCGCGGCCGGCGACCCGGTGGCGGTCGGCGTGGTCCGTGAGACCGCCCGCTATCTCGGCGCGAGCCTCGCCGGTCTGGTGAACGTCCTCAACCCCGAAGTCGTCGTGCTGAGCAGCTGGGTGGCGCGCGGCCTCGGCGAGCCGCTGCTCGACGAGGTGCGCGAGGCCGTGGCCCGGCACGCGCTGCCGCGCCCGCTGGCCACCACGGAGATCGTCCTCTCCCCCATCCCCACCGACCCGGTCTGCCTGGGCGCGGCCACCTTCGCGCTCGAAGGGGCCCTCCAGTCCGTGGGGCAGAAGTCCGCGAAGCGCGCCACCCCCGCGAGGAGCCGTACCGCACCGCCGTCCTGA
- a CDS encoding DUF456 domain-containing protein, which produces MGVWDLLMVGLVLLLGLCGVLVPGVPGSWLVWAAVLWWALKDPKTLAWAVLVGATLALFVAQVIRWTLPPRRLRESGATPRMAVSAGLGALLGFVLVPVVGAIPGFMAGIYVGERLRLGRHAEAKAAVRTAMRSGGSSVLTELFACLLIAGAWLGAVIWG; this is translated from the coding sequence ATGGGCGTGTGGGACCTCCTGATGGTCGGTCTGGTGCTCCTGCTCGGCCTGTGCGGAGTACTGGTGCCCGGAGTGCCGGGATCGTGGCTGGTGTGGGCGGCGGTGCTGTGGTGGGCGTTGAAGGACCCCAAGACGCTGGCCTGGGCCGTGCTGGTCGGGGCCACCCTGGCGCTGTTCGTCGCCCAGGTGATCCGCTGGACGCTGCCGCCAAGACGGCTGCGCGAGAGCGGCGCCACCCCCCGGATGGCGGTGTCCGCGGGGCTCGGCGCGCTGCTGGGTTTCGTGCTGGTGCCGGTGGTGGGCGCGATCCCCGGTTTCATGGCCGGCATCTACGTCGGCGAACGCCTGCGGCTCGGCCGGCACGCGGAGGCGAAGGCCGCCGTGCGGACGGCGATGCGCTCGGGCGGTTCGAGCGTGCTGACGGAGCTGTTCGCCTGTCTGCTGATCGCGGGGGCCTGGCTGGGCGCGGTCATCTGGGGCTGA